The Nocardioides campestrisoli genome includes a window with the following:
- the meaB gene encoding methylmalonyl Co-A mutase-associated GTPase MeaB produces the protein MTSQTGGRRRTASVPDLVSGARAGDPRAVARLVSLVEDESPWLREAMAALAPHAGRAHVVGITGSPGVGKSTSTSALVGALRRAGKRVAVLAVDPSSPFSGGALLGDRVRMADHATDPGVFIRSMASRGHLGGLSWATPQAVRVLDAAGYDVVLVETVGVGQSEVEVAGLADTTLVLLAPGMGDGIQAAKAGILEIGDLYVVNKADRDGAHQVRRDLRTMLSLGDRREGDWKPPVLSTVARTGEGIDEVAEQVRAHLEWSTSTGSLAARRRRRARREVEAIAVASLRGRWAGLHGHASLDALAEEVADGRTDPYAAADRLLDAVP, from the coding sequence GTGACCTCGCAGACCGGGGGCCGACGCCGCACGGCGTCGGTCCCCGATCTCGTCTCCGGGGCCAGGGCCGGCGACCCCCGGGCGGTCGCCCGGCTGGTCTCGCTGGTCGAGGACGAGTCGCCCTGGCTGCGCGAGGCGATGGCGGCCCTGGCGCCCCACGCCGGCCGGGCACACGTCGTGGGGATCACCGGCTCGCCGGGGGTGGGCAAGTCCACCTCGACGAGCGCGCTGGTCGGGGCGCTGCGGCGGGCCGGCAAGCGGGTGGCGGTGCTCGCCGTCGACCCGTCCTCCCCGTTCTCCGGCGGCGCGCTGCTGGGGGACCGGGTGCGGATGGCCGACCACGCCACCGACCCCGGCGTGTTCATCCGCTCCATGGCCTCCCGCGGGCACCTCGGCGGCCTCTCCTGGGCCACGCCCCAGGCCGTCCGGGTCCTCGACGCGGCGGGCTACGACGTGGTGCTGGTGGAGACCGTCGGGGTCGGTCAGAGCGAGGTGGAGGTGGCCGGTCTGGCCGACACCACCCTGGTGCTCCTGGCCCCGGGCATGGGGGACGGGATCCAGGCTGCGAAGGCCGGGATCCTGGAGATCGGTGATCTCTACGTGGTCAACAAGGCCGACCGGGACGGAGCGCACCAGGTACGCCGCGACCTACGCACCATGCTCTCGCTCGGTGACCGGCGCGAGGGCGACTGGAAGCCCCCGGTGCTGAGCACGGTCGCGCGCACCGGCGAGGGGATCGACGAGGTGGCCGAGCAGGTGCGGGCACACCTGGAGTGGTCCACCAGCACCGGGAGCCTCGCGGCGCGTCGCCGGCGACGGGCCCGGCGCGAGGTCGAGGCGATCGCCGTGGCCTCGCTGCGCGGCCGGTGGGCCGGGCTGCACGGGCACGCCTCGCTCGACGCCCTCGCCGAGGAGGTGGCCGACGGGCGCACCGATCCGTACGCCGCCGCGGACCGCCTGCTGGACGCGGTCCCCTGA
- a CDS encoding acetyl-CoA C-acetyltransferase, whose protein sequence is MSGTTSVIVAGARTPIGRLLGGLKDQSAADLGGVAIKGALEKAGVSGDQVEYVIMGHVIQAGTGQISARQAAVKGGVPMAVPALTINKVCLSGINAIALADQLIRAGEHEIVVAGGMESMTQAPHLLPKSREGFKYGDTTLVDSMAYDALFDQFTNQAMGLLTEECNAASANLTREEQDIFAARSHRLAAEAQKNGVFDAEIVPVTVKSRRGEVTVDTDEGVRADTTAESLAGLRPAFSKDGTITAGTASQISDGACAVVVMSKAKAEELGLTWLAEIGASGQVAGPDSTLQLQPAAAIAKAVEKEGISAQDIDLFEINEAFAAVGISSARELGVDEEKVNVNGGAIALGHPVGMSGARIVLHLALELQRRGGGTGAAALCGGGGQGDALIIRVPQA, encoded by the coding sequence ATGTCAGGCACCACTTCCGTCATTGTCGCGGGGGCGCGCACCCCGATCGGTCGCCTCCTGGGCGGCCTGAAGGACCAGAGCGCGGCCGACCTGGGCGGCGTCGCGATCAAGGGCGCCCTGGAGAAGGCCGGTGTCTCCGGTGACCAGGTCGAGTACGTCATCATGGGCCACGTGATCCAGGCCGGCACCGGCCAGATCAGCGCTCGTCAGGCGGCCGTCAAGGGTGGTGTGCCGATGGCCGTCCCCGCGCTGACGATCAACAAGGTGTGCCTCTCCGGCATCAACGCGATCGCCCTGGCCGACCAGCTGATCCGCGCGGGCGAGCACGAGATCGTGGTGGCCGGCGGGATGGAGTCGATGACCCAGGCCCCGCACCTGCTGCCGAAGTCGCGCGAGGGCTTCAAGTACGGCGACACCACGCTGGTCGACTCGATGGCCTACGACGCCCTCTTCGACCAGTTCACCAACCAGGCGATGGGGCTGCTCACCGAGGAGTGCAACGCGGCGAGCGCCAACCTGACCCGCGAGGAGCAGGACATCTTCGCCGCGCGCAGCCACCGGCTGGCGGCCGAGGCGCAGAAGAACGGCGTCTTCGACGCGGAGATCGTGCCCGTCACCGTCAAGTCCCGCCGGGGCGAGGTCACCGTCGACACCGACGAGGGCGTGCGGGCCGACACCACCGCCGAGTCGCTGGCCGGACTGCGTCCCGCGTTCTCCAAGGACGGCACCATCACGGCCGGCACGGCCTCGCAGATCTCCGACGGCGCCTGCGCCGTCGTGGTGATGAGCAAGGCCAAGGCCGAGGAGCTCGGGCTGACCTGGCTGGCCGAGATCGGCGCCTCGGGCCAGGTCGCCGGCCCCGACTCGACCCTGCAGCTGCAGCCCGCCGCCGCCATCGCCAAGGCGGTGGAGAAGGAGGGCATCTCCGCCCAGGACATCGACCTGTTCGAGATCAACGAGGCGTTCGCAGCCGTGGGGATCTCCTCGGCCCGCGAGCTCGGCGTCGACGAGGAGAAGGTCAACGTCAACGGCGGCGCCATCGCGCTGGGCCACCCGGTCGGCATGTCCGGGGCCCGGATCGTGCTCCATCTGGCGCTGGAGCTCCAGCGCCGCGGCGGCGGCACCGGCGCGGCCGCGCTGTGCGGCGGCGGCGGTCAGGGCGACGCGCTGATCATCCGGGTCCCGCAGGCGTGA
- the mce gene encoding methylmalonyl-CoA epimerase, producing the protein MSTPLEIPDHLFTAIDHVGIAVPDLDEAIAFYRDTFGMHVTHEETNEEQGVREAMVAVGDSGSAIQLLAPLNDSSTIAKFLARSGPGLQQLAYRVTDVEAVSEVLRSRGVRLLYDAPKRGTAGSRINFVHPKDAGGVLVELVEPAADPAAH; encoded by the coding sequence ATGAGCACACCGCTGGAGATCCCGGACCACCTGTTCACCGCCATCGACCACGTCGGCATCGCCGTGCCGGACCTGGACGAGGCCATCGCGTTCTACCGCGACACCTTCGGCATGCACGTCACGCACGAGGAGACCAACGAGGAGCAGGGCGTGCGCGAGGCGATGGTCGCCGTCGGCGACTCCGGCTCCGCCATCCAGCTCCTCGCGCCCCTGAACGACAGCTCCACGATCGCCAAGTTCCTCGCCCGCTCCGGCCCCGGCCTGCAGCAGCTGGCCTACCGGGTCACCGACGTGGAGGCGGTCAGCGAGGTGCTGCGCAGCCGCGGCGTGCGCCTGCTGTACGACGCACCCAAGCGGGGCACGGCCGGCTCCCGGATCAACTTCGTCCACCCCAAGGACGCCGGCGGCGTCCTGGTCGAGCTCGTCGAGCCCGCTGCGGACCCCGCCGCGCACTGA
- the ccrA gene encoding crotonyl-CoA carboxylase/reductase: MQNILDAILADDTAPEDFANLELPESYRAATVHKDEVDMFEGIATRDKDPRKSIHVEDVALPELGPGEAFVAVMASAINYNTVWTSIFEPVSTFGFLERYGRESDLGARHDLPYHVVGSDLSGVVLAVGAGVTKWKPGDRVVAHCLSVELEAPDGHNDTMLDPSQRIWGFETNFGGLADVAMVKANQLMPKPEHLTWEEAASPGLVNCTAYRQLVSANGGNMKQGDNVLIWGASGGLGGFATQYALNGGATPVCVVSNEEKEKIARSMGAELIINRSEEDYKFWNEEGTQQNPKEWKRFGAKIRELTGGEDIDIVFEHPGRETFGASVYVTRKGGTITTCASTSGYMHEYDNRYLWMNLKRIISSHFANYRESWEANRLIAQGKIHPTLSRTYTLDEVGQATLDVHKNSHQGKVGVLCLAPEEGMGVRNPEMRAEHETAINRFRGV, translated from the coding sequence GTGCAGAACATCCTCGACGCGATCCTCGCCGATGACACGGCCCCGGAGGACTTCGCCAACCTCGAGCTCCCCGAGTCCTACCGCGCCGCCACGGTGCACAAGGACGAGGTCGACATGTTCGAGGGCATCGCCACCCGGGACAAGGACCCCCGCAAGTCGATCCACGTCGAGGACGTGGCCCTGCCCGAGCTCGGGCCAGGCGAGGCGTTCGTCGCGGTCATGGCCTCCGCGATCAACTACAACACGGTGTGGACCTCGATCTTCGAGCCGGTCTCGACCTTCGGGTTCCTGGAGCGCTACGGCCGGGAGTCCGACCTGGGCGCGCGGCACGACCTGCCCTACCACGTGGTCGGCTCCGACCTGTCCGGCGTCGTGCTCGCGGTGGGTGCCGGCGTGACCAAGTGGAAGCCGGGCGACCGGGTCGTGGCGCACTGCCTCTCGGTGGAGCTCGAGGCGCCCGACGGCCACAACGACACCATGCTCGACCCCTCGCAGCGGATCTGGGGCTTCGAGACCAACTTCGGCGGCCTGGCCGACGTCGCCATGGTCAAGGCCAACCAGCTGATGCCCAAGCCGGAGCACCTGACGTGGGAGGAGGCCGCCTCCCCCGGGCTGGTCAACTGCACCGCCTACCGCCAGCTGGTCAGCGCCAACGGCGGCAACATGAAGCAGGGCGACAACGTCCTGATCTGGGGCGCCTCGGGCGGCCTCGGCGGCTTCGCCACGCAGTACGCCCTCAACGGCGGCGCCACCCCGGTCTGCGTGGTCTCCAACGAGGAGAAGGAGAAGATCGCCCGGTCCATGGGGGCCGAGCTGATCATCAACCGCTCCGAGGAGGACTACAAGTTCTGGAACGAGGAGGGCACCCAGCAGAACCCGAAGGAGTGGAAGCGGTTCGGGGCCAAGATCCGTGAGCTCACGGGCGGCGAGGACATCGACATCGTCTTCGAGCACCCGGGCCGCGAGACGTTCGGCGCGAGCGTCTACGTCACCCGCAAGGGCGGCACCATCACCACCTGTGCCTCCACCTCGGGCTACATGCACGAGTACGACAACCGCTACCTGTGGATGAACCTCAAGCGGATCATCTCCTCGCACTTCGCGAACTACCGCGAGTCGTGGGAGGCCAACCGCCTGATCGCCCAGGGCAAGATCCACCCGACGCTGTCGCGGACCTACACCCTGGACGAGGTCGGGCAGGCCACGCTCGACGTGCACAAGAACTCCCACCAGGGCAAGGTCGGCGTCCTCTGCCTGGCCCCCGAGGAGGGCATGGGCGTCCGGAACCCGGAGATGCGGGCCGAGCACGAGACCGCGATCAACCGGTTCCGCGGCGTCTGA